The following are from one region of the Meiothermus sp. Pnk-1 genome:
- a CDS encoding lipid-A-disaccharide synthase-related protein, protein MNGPRILILSNGHGEDAIGVAIARELAHLGLEPLPLPLVGRGNAYERAGFPVLGPRREMPSGGFVRLNPRALLADLRAGWLAMTQAQVRALRAVAAGAATLVVGDLYGLFLGSRYGGRPLFQVQPLVSVRYPGGRGLEAIEHLPAQRFLLPERLLMRRAARVYPRDPESAAWLQARGVRQAVYLGNPLLDALEGEAPLEPSPPYLLLLPGSRSDAYFSLPIMLEAVRALRLPGLTPLVAWAGLDLERLRAPGWRLERLAGREAGITHTLSHPDGTRVFLTQGAFKSALLGSRLAFSTSGSAAEQAAGHGVPLIGFPTPGPQYTASFARAQQQLLGRALTLTPPSPPELAQAARTLLAHPEAYRAAQEEGEKAMGVPGAARRIAEDIAALAYLPQTSSHTR, encoded by the coding sequence ATGAACGGACCACGTATCCTTATCCTCTCCAACGGCCACGGCGAGGACGCCATCGGGGTGGCCATCGCCCGGGAGCTAGCGCACTTAGGCCTCGAGCCCCTGCCCCTCCCGCTGGTGGGCCGGGGAAACGCCTACGAGCGGGCCGGTTTTCCGGTGCTGGGGCCGCGCCGGGAGATGCCCTCGGGGGGGTTCGTGCGCCTCAACCCCCGGGCCCTCCTGGCCGATCTGCGCGCCGGCTGGCTGGCGATGACCCAAGCGCAGGTGCGGGCATTGCGCGCGGTGGCTGCGGGGGCGGCCACGCTGGTGGTGGGCGACCTCTACGGGCTTTTTCTGGGCAGCCGCTACGGGGGGAGGCCGCTTTTCCAGGTGCAGCCGCTGGTCTCGGTGCGCTACCCGGGGGGAAGGGGCCTCGAGGCCATCGAACACCTCCCCGCCCAACGCTTTCTGCTCCCCGAGCGGCTACTCATGCGCCGGGCCGCGCGGGTCTACCCCCGCGACCCCGAGAGCGCGGCCTGGCTCCAGGCGCGGGGGGTCCGGCAAGCGGTGTACCTGGGAAACCCCCTGCTCGACGCCCTCGAGGGCGAGGCCCCCCTCGAGCCCTCCCCCCCCTATCTCCTCCTCCTCCCCGGCTCCCGGAGCGATGCCTACTTCAGCCTGCCGATCATGCTGGAGGCGGTGCGCGCGCTGCGCCTCCCGGGGCTGACCCCGCTCGTGGCTTGGGCAGGGCTGGACCTGGAGCGGCTACGCGCCCCGGGCTGGAGGCTCGAGCGGCTCGCTGGCCGGGAGGCCGGCATCACCCACACCCTGAGCCACCCCGACGGCACCCGGGTCTTCCTCACCCAGGGAGCCTTCAAATCGGCCCTGCTGGGGTCCAGGCTGGCCTTCTCAACCTCCGGCAGCGCCGCCGAGCAGGCCGCCGGGCACGGAGTACCCCTCATCGGCTTCCCCACCCCGGGCCCGCAGTACACCGCGAGCTTTGCCCGGGCACAGCAGCAGCTGTTGGGCCGGGCCCTCACCCTGACCCCTCCCTCTCCTCCTGAGCTTGCCCAGGCCGCCCGGACCCTGCTCGCTCACCCCGAGGCCTACCGAGCCGCGCAGGAGGAAGGGGAAAAAGCCATGGGGGTGCCCGGAGCAGCCCGGCGCATCGCCGAGGACATCGCCGCGCTGGCCTACCTCCCCCAGACCTCGAGCCACACCCGGTAA